In Oncorhynchus nerka isolate Pitt River linkage group LG26, Oner_Uvic_2.0, whole genome shotgun sequence, one DNA window encodes the following:
- the snu13a gene encoding SNU13 homolog, small nuclear ribonucleoprotein a (U4/U6.U5) isoform X1, which translates to MSCNKMQINYKSYNVIFWMFVLDSVSHSSSVPMIKMTDLYMLSTKTLNRGIAEFIVMAADAEPLEIILHLPLLCEDKNVPYVFVRSKQALGRACGVSRPVIATSVTIKEGSQLKPQIQSTQMGIERLLV; encoded by the exons atgtcatgcaataaaatgcaaattaattacaaatcatacaatgtgattttctggatgtttgttttagattccgtctctcacagttcaagtgtacctatgataaaaatgacagacctctacatgcttt ccactAAAACACTTAACCGCGGTATTGCTGAGTTCATTGTGATGGCCGCAGACGCAGAGCCCCTGGAGATCATCCTCCACCTGCCACTGCTCTGCGAGGACAAGAACGTGCCCTATGTGTTTGTGCGCTCCAAGCAGGCCCTGGGACGCGCCTGTGGGGTCTCACGCCCAGTCATTGCCACTTCAGTCACCATCAAGGAGGGCTCGCAGCTCAAGCCCCAGATCCAGTCTACCCAGATGGGCATTGAGAGACTGCTGGTGTGA
- the si:ch211-256e16.3 gene encoding kelch-like protein 20 isoform X2 — MFSTDLMESRQERVAINGVESQMIGMLVSYAYTAEVVISKANVQALLAAANLLDVMAVREACCRFMERQMDEMNCVGIHCFAEAHSCRELEKHSMDYILQHFGSVCQQEEFLSLCADKLTEIIASDHLNVAKEETVFEATMLWLDKSATRRQSFEKVLEHIRLPLISPYYIHDVIESLEVVRESQRCQRLISEAKDYLLLQDRRGELYCSRARPRRSTGTAEVIVTVGGEDDKVVLRSVESFDPLTSQWKSLACLPFAVSKHGLVVSGSTLYLAGGEFPDGSASREMWRYDPCFDSWLEMAPMNVARSELGLVMLDGYVFAVGGWEGRSRLDSVECYNPHTNTWQFMESVKMAVTSPAVVALDGLLYVTGGAVLEDGDGTDLAQVYNPKTSVWTEVAPMQIARSGSAACTLKGKIYVIGGWHASTENTDKVECYDPKSNQWTMCAHMRERRYRPGVAVVDGKIYVLGGEEGWDRYHDTIERYCEETDSWEIVGEMLTSRSWLSCVSLQLRKDAHGGSRPGTASETEFSVD, encoded by the exons ATGTTCTCCACAGACCTGATGGAGTCCAGACAGGAGCGGGTGGCCATCAACGGAGTGGAGTCCCAGATGATTGGCATGCTGGTCAGCTACGCCTACACGGCTGAGGTGGTCATCTCCAAGGCCAACGTGCAG GCCCTGCTGGCTGCGGCCAACCTCTTGGATGTGATGGCAGTGCGCGAAGCCTGCTGCCGCTTCATGGAGCGCCAGATGGATGAGATGAACTGTGTGGGCATCCACTGCTTTGCTGAGGCCCACTCCTGTAGGGAGCTGGAGAAACACAGCATGGACTACATCCTCCAGCACTTCGGCAGTGTCTGCCAACAG GAGgagttcctctctctgtgtgcagACAAGCTGACGGAGATCATCGCCAGCGACCACCTGAACGTAGCCAAGGAGGAGACTGTGTTCGAGGCCACCATGCTGTGGCTGGACAAGAGCGCCACCCGCAGGCAGAGCTTTGAAAAG GTCTTGGAGCACATCCGCCTGCCCCTGATCAGCCCGTACTACATCCACGATGTGATTGAGTCTCTGGAGGTGGTCCGGGAGTCCCAGCGCTGTCAGAGGCTCATCTCTGAGGCCAAGGACTACCTGCTGCTACAGGACCGACGAGGAGAGCTCTACTGCTCCCGAGCACGCCCACGTAGGTCCACAG GGACAGCTGAGGTGATTGTGACGGTGGGAGGAGAGGACGATAAGGTGGTGCTGCGTAGCGTGGAGAGTTTTGACCCCCTTACCAGCCAGTGGAAGAGTCTGGCCTGCCTGCCCTTCGCTGTCAGTAAACACGGCCTGGTGGTTTCAG GCTCCACTCTGTACCTGGCTGGAGGGGAGTTCCCTGATGGCTCAGCCAGCAGAGAGATGTGGCGCTATGACCCCTGCTTCGACTCCTGGCTGGAGATGGCCCCCATGAACGTAGCTCGCTCAGAGCTAG gtttGGTGATGCTGGATGGCTATGTGTTTGCAGTGGGGGGCTGGGAGGGCCGTTCCCGCCTGGACTCTGTAGAGTGCTACAACCcccacaccaacacctggcagttCATGGAGTCGGTCAAGATGGCCGTCACCAGCCCTGCTGTGGTGGCACTGGATGGACTGCTCTATGTCACAG GTGGTGCTGTTCTAGAGGATGGTGACGGCACAGACCTGGCCCAGGTGTACAACCCTAAAACGTCTGTATGGACTGAGGTGGCCCCCATGCAGATCGCTCGCTCCGGCTCTGCTGCCTGCACCCTGAAGGGGAAAATCTACGTCATAG GTGGCTGGCATGCGTCCACAGAGAACACAGACAAGGTGGAGTGTTACGACCCCAAGAGTAACCAGTGGACCATGTGTGCCCATATGAGGGAGAGGCGCTACCGGCCCGGTGTGGCCGTGGTGGACGGCAAGATCTACGTGCTgggtggagaggagggctgggacaG GTACCACGACACCATCGAGCGGTActgtgaggagacagacagctgggagaTCGTGGGGGAGATGCTCACCAGCCGGAGCTGGCTGAGCTGTGTCTCTCTGCAGCTGAGGAAGGATGCCCATGGGGGCAGCCGCCCCGGCACTGCCTCGGAGACCGAGTTCTCTGTGGACTGA
- the si:ch211-256e16.3 gene encoding kelch-like protein 20 isoform X1: protein MMAEIIAVNISATSATFFLPPSPVLEDSGFPLASLDSEDYVFVEARHPNKVLEGLNSLRLNNAFCDVTLCCGGQEFPCHRIVLASFSSYFQAMFSTDLMESRQERVAINGVESQMIGMLVSYAYTAEVVISKANVQALLAAANLLDVMAVREACCRFMERQMDEMNCVGIHCFAEAHSCRELEKHSMDYILQHFGSVCQQEEFLSLCADKLTEIIASDHLNVAKEETVFEATMLWLDKSATRRQSFEKVLEHIRLPLISPYYIHDVIESLEVVRESQRCQRLISEAKDYLLLQDRRGELYCSRARPRRSTGTAEVIVTVGGEDDKVVLRSVESFDPLTSQWKSLACLPFAVSKHGLVVSGSTLYLAGGEFPDGSASREMWRYDPCFDSWLEMAPMNVARSELGLVMLDGYVFAVGGWEGRSRLDSVECYNPHTNTWQFMESVKMAVTSPAVVALDGLLYVTGGAVLEDGDGTDLAQVYNPKTSVWTEVAPMQIARSGSAACTLKGKIYVIGGWHASTENTDKVECYDPKSNQWTMCAHMRERRYRPGVAVVDGKIYVLGGEEGWDRYHDTIERYCEETDSWEIVGEMLTSRSWLSCVSLQLRKDAHGGSRPGTASETEFSVD, encoded by the exons ATGATGGCCGAAATCATTGCTGTGAACATCTCGGCCACATCCGCCACCTTCTTCCTGCCCCCATCTCCTGTCCTTGAGGACTCTGGCTTTCCCCTGGCCTCGCTGGACAGTGAGGACTATGTGTTTGTGGAGGCCAGGCACCCCAACAAGGTCCTGGAGGGCCTGAACAGCCTGCGTCTCAACAATGCCTTCTGTGATGTGACACTGTGCTGTGGGGGTCAGGAGTTCCCCTGTCACCGTATCGTACTGGCTTCCTTTAGCTCCTACTTCCAG gcCATGTTCTCCACAGACCTGATGGAGTCCAGACAGGAGCGGGTGGCCATCAACGGAGTGGAGTCCCAGATGATTGGCATGCTGGTCAGCTACGCCTACACGGCTGAGGTGGTCATCTCCAAGGCCAACGTGCAG GCCCTGCTGGCTGCGGCCAACCTCTTGGATGTGATGGCAGTGCGCGAAGCCTGCTGCCGCTTCATGGAGCGCCAGATGGATGAGATGAACTGTGTGGGCATCCACTGCTTTGCTGAGGCCCACTCCTGTAGGGAGCTGGAGAAACACAGCATGGACTACATCCTCCAGCACTTCGGCAGTGTCTGCCAACAG GAGgagttcctctctctgtgtgcagACAAGCTGACGGAGATCATCGCCAGCGACCACCTGAACGTAGCCAAGGAGGAGACTGTGTTCGAGGCCACCATGCTGTGGCTGGACAAGAGCGCCACCCGCAGGCAGAGCTTTGAAAAG GTCTTGGAGCACATCCGCCTGCCCCTGATCAGCCCGTACTACATCCACGATGTGATTGAGTCTCTGGAGGTGGTCCGGGAGTCCCAGCGCTGTCAGAGGCTCATCTCTGAGGCCAAGGACTACCTGCTGCTACAGGACCGACGAGGAGAGCTCTACTGCTCCCGAGCACGCCCACGTAGGTCCACAG GGACAGCTGAGGTGATTGTGACGGTGGGAGGAGAGGACGATAAGGTGGTGCTGCGTAGCGTGGAGAGTTTTGACCCCCTTACCAGCCAGTGGAAGAGTCTGGCCTGCCTGCCCTTCGCTGTCAGTAAACACGGCCTGGTGGTTTCAG GCTCCACTCTGTACCTGGCTGGAGGGGAGTTCCCTGATGGCTCAGCCAGCAGAGAGATGTGGCGCTATGACCCCTGCTTCGACTCCTGGCTGGAGATGGCCCCCATGAACGTAGCTCGCTCAGAGCTAG gtttGGTGATGCTGGATGGCTATGTGTTTGCAGTGGGGGGCTGGGAGGGCCGTTCCCGCCTGGACTCTGTAGAGTGCTACAACCcccacaccaacacctggcagttCATGGAGTCGGTCAAGATGGCCGTCACCAGCCCTGCTGTGGTGGCACTGGATGGACTGCTCTATGTCACAG GTGGTGCTGTTCTAGAGGATGGTGACGGCACAGACCTGGCCCAGGTGTACAACCCTAAAACGTCTGTATGGACTGAGGTGGCCCCCATGCAGATCGCTCGCTCCGGCTCTGCTGCCTGCACCCTGAAGGGGAAAATCTACGTCATAG GTGGCTGGCATGCGTCCACAGAGAACACAGACAAGGTGGAGTGTTACGACCCCAAGAGTAACCAGTGGACCATGTGTGCCCATATGAGGGAGAGGCGCTACCGGCCCGGTGTGGCCGTGGTGGACGGCAAGATCTACGTGCTgggtggagaggagggctgggacaG GTACCACGACACCATCGAGCGGTActgtgaggagacagacagctgggagaTCGTGGGGGAGATGCTCACCAGCCGGAGCTGGCTGAGCTGTGTCTCTCTGCAGCTGAGGAAGGATGCCCATGGGGGCAGCCGCCCCGGCACTGCCTCGGAGACCGAGTTCTCTGTGGACTGA
- the snu13a gene encoding SNU13 homolog, small nuclear ribonucleoprotein a (U4/U6.U5) isoform X2 has protein sequence MIKMTDLYMLSTKTLNRGIAEFIVMAADAEPLEIILHLPLLCEDKNVPYVFVRSKQALGRACGVSRPVIATSVTIKEGSQLKPQIQSTQMGIERLLV, from the exons atgataaaaatgacagacctctacatgcttt ccactAAAACACTTAACCGCGGTATTGCTGAGTTCATTGTGATGGCCGCAGACGCAGAGCCCCTGGAGATCATCCTCCACCTGCCACTGCTCTGCGAGGACAAGAACGTGCCCTATGTGTTTGTGCGCTCCAAGCAGGCCCTGGGACGCGCCTGTGGGGTCTCACGCCCAGTCATTGCCACTTCAGTCACCATCAAGGAGGGCTCGCAGCTCAAGCCCCAGATCCAGTCTACCCAGATGGGCATTGAGAGACTGCTGGTGTGA